The window ATCGCCCAGATCGAGCGAACCGGAGTCGCGAAGCGGAGCCTGACCCTGCGCTCGCCCGTGAGCGGCTACGTGATCGAGAAGGCGGTGTTCGGTGGACAGCGCGTCATGGCGGGCGACGCGATGTACAAGGTCGCCGACTTGAGCGTCGTGTGGGTCGAGGGTGAGGTGTTCGAGCGCGACCTGCACGCGATCAGCCTCGGGCAGCAGGCGAGCGCGCAATTCGAGGCGCTGCCGGGAGAGGAGCGCAGCGGCCGGATCACGTACATCTATCCCACGCTGAATCCGGAGACGCGCACGGTGCGCGTGCGCGTGGCGCTGTCGAACGCGAACGGACACCTCAAGCCCGGCATGTACGCCACGCTCTCGGTCCCCGCGTCGGGCAGGGCGCGGCCATCGCTCTCGGTGCCGCGGGGCGCCGTGCTGTCCACGGGAGAGCGGAACATCGTGTTCGTCAAGCGTCCGGACGGGAAGCTCGAGCCCCGGTTCGTCACGCTCGGCGCCGCCGGTGAAGACAAGATCGAGATACTCAGCGGGCTCGCGGTCGGCGAGCAGGTGGTCGCCTCCGCGACGTTCCTCGTGGACGCGGAGTCGAACCTCGGCACTTTGATGGGCGGCATGGGGAACATGCCGGGAATGGAGATGACCGCTCCGTCCGCCGGTCCCGCGCCGGCGCCCGCTCCCCCAACCCGTCCGGAATAGGAGGAGCGAGCGATGCTTGCGCGCGTGATTCAGTGGTCGATCGCCAACCGGCTCATCGTCCTACTCGCGACGGCGGCGGCTGTCGCCGGCGGCCTCTGGGCCATCCGGGAGACGCCGCTCGAGGCGCTGCCGGACCTGTCGGACGTGCAGGTCATCGTGCAGACCGATTACGGCGAGCAGGCGCCGCGCATAGTCGAGGACCAGGTCACCTACCCGATCGCGGCGGAGATGCTGAAGGTCCCGGGCGCGCGTACCGTGCGCGGCTACTCGTTCTTCGGCGTGTCGTTCGTGTACATCATCTTCGACGACGACACCGATCTGTACTGGGCGCGCACCCGGGTGGTGGAGTACCTGGACGGACTCAAGGGCCGGCTGCCCGCGACCGTCGCGCCCCAGCTCGGTCCGGACGCGACCGGCCTCGGCTGGGTGTACCAGTACGCGATCGAGGACACGACGGGCCGGCTGAACCTGTCGGAGCTGCGCGGGCTGCAGGACTGGTATCTGCGCTACGCGCTGACGTCGGTGCCCGGCGTCGCCGAGGTCGCGTCGGTCGGCGGCTTCGAGAAGCAATACCAGGTCGATCTCGATCCGGCCAAGTTGCTGGCGTACCGCATCCCGGTGACCACGGTGATGGCCGCACTGCAGAACGCCAACGCCGACGTCGGGGCGATGGTCATGGAGCTGTCCGAGCGCGAGTACATGGTGCGCGGGCTCGGCTATCTCCGCTCGATGAGCGACATCGAGAACGTCGTCGTGGCCGCGACCGCGGACGGCACGCCCGTGCGCGTAGCCGAGCTGGGCCGCGTGTCCACGGGGCCCGCCGTGCGGCGCGGAATCGCCGATCTCGACGGGCGCGGAGACGCGGTGGGCGGAATCGTGATTATGCGGTTCGGCGAGAACGCGCTCACCACGATCGAGCGGGTGAAGGCGAAGCTCGCGGAAGCGCAGAAAGGACTGCCTCCGGGCGTGAAGATCATTCCGGTGTACGACCGGAGCGAACTGATCCTGGAATCCATCTCGACGCTGCGGCACAAGCTGCTCGAGGAATCGTTGATCGTCGCGCTCGTGTGCATCGTGTTCCTGCTGCATCTGCGCAGCGCGCTGGTCGCGATCGTGACGATCCCCGTCGGCATCCTGCTCGCGTTCGTGGGCATGCGATTCGTCGGCGTGGGCGCCGACATCATGTCGCTCGGCGGAATCGCGATCGCGATCGGGGCGATGATAGACGCGGCGATCGTGATGATCGAGAACATGCACAAGCATCTCGAGCGCGCCGTCGAGGTGAAGATCGGCCCGGACGCGGCGCAGCTCGCCAGGCTCGACACGGGGGTATTGTCGCTGCGCGAGCGGTGGACGGTGGCGAACGTCGCGGCGCGCGAGGTGGGGCCGGCCCTCTTCTTCTCGCTGCTGGTCGTGACCGTGTCGTTCCTGCCGGTGTTCACGCTCGAGGGGCAGGAGGGCCGGCTGTTCACGCCGCTCGCCTTCACCAAGACATTCGCGATGGCGGCCGCAAGCCTGCTCTCAGTGACGCTCGTGCCCGTGGCCATGGGGCTGTTCGTGCGCGGCAAGATCTGGCGCGAGCGGGCCAATCCCGTGAACCGCGCGCTGATCCGCGCGTACGACCCGGTGATCCGCTTCGTATTGCGGAACCGGTGGGAGGTGATCGCCGGCGCGGTGATCGTGGTGATCGTCTCGGCGATTCCATGGTCGCGCGTCGGCTCCGAGTTCATGCCGCCGATGGAAGAGGGGACGATCCTGTACATGCCGACGACGATGCCGGGGATCAGCATCGCGCGGGCGAAGGAGGCGCTGCGAATCCAGGACTCGATCCTGGCGACGTTCCCCGAAGTCGAGCGCGTGTTCGGCAAGGCCGGGCGCGCGGAGACCGCCACCGATCCCGCGGGGCTCGACATGTTCGAGACCACGATCACGCTGAAGAGCCGCGACAAGTGGCGTCCGGGAATGACGTACGACGGGCTGATCGCGCAGATGGATTCCGCGGTGCGGATGGCGGGAATCACCAATTCCTGGACGATGCCGATCCGCGGCCGGATCGACATGCTCGCCACGGGCATCCGCACGCCCGTCGGGATCAAGGTGTTCGGGCCGGACCTCGCGACGCTGGAGACAATCGGCAAGGAGATCGAGCAGGCCGTGCAAATGGTGCCGGGCACGCGGAGCGCGTTCGCCGAGCGCGCAATGTCGGGCTATTACCTGGACATCGACATCGACCGGGCGGCCGCCGCGCGGCACGGCCTGAACGTGGGGGACGTCCAGTCAGTGATCGCGAGCGCGATCGGCGGGATGGTGGTGACGCAGACGGTCGAGGGACGGGAGCGGTACGGCGTGCGCGTGCGGTACATGCAGGATTTCCGCGACACGCCCGAGCAGCTTGCAACGGTGCTGGTGCCGGTGAGCCACACCGGCGGCGCCGCGGCGTCCGGGATGGCCGGGATGGGCGGGGCGATGCCCGCGGCCCCGGCCCAGGCGGGCGTGGCGCAGGTCCCGCTCGGCGAGCTGGCGACCATCCGGAAAGTCGCGGGGCCGATGGTGGTCCGCACCGAGGACGCGCAGCCCACGGCCTGGGTGTTCGTGGACGTGACCGGCCGGGACATCGGCGGGTACGTGGCCGACGCGCAGAAGATGGTGGAGGACATGGTCGCGCTGCCCACGGGCTACACCATCGCGTGGAGCGGGCAGTACGAGTACATGCTGCGGGTGCGGGAGAAGATGAAGATCGTGGTGCCGGCTACGCTGGCGGTGATCTTCCTGCTGCTGTACTTCAATTTCCGGAGCGTGGGCGAGTCGCTCATCGTGATGCTGTCGCTGCCGTTCGCGCTCGTCGGCGGCGTCTGGTTCATGTGGCTGCTCGGCTACAACTGGTCGGTGGCGGTGGCGATCGGGTTCATCGCGCTCGCGGGAGTGGCCGCCGAGACTGGGGTGGTGATGCTCATCTACCTGGACCACGCCTGGCGCGCGCGCCAGGAGACCGTGCGGCGGCCGACGACGCGGGACCTGTACGACGCGGTGCTCGAGGGCGCGGTGGAGCGGGTGCGGCCGAAGATGATGACGGTGACGGCGATCACGGCCGGACTGTTGCCGATCATGTGGGGCGGAGGGGCGGGGGCGAGCGTGATGCAGCGGATCGCGGCTCCCATGGTCGGCGGAATGGTCTCGAGCACGGTGCTCACGTTGGTCGTGATTCCTGCCGTGTATGCTCTTTGGAAGGAATGGGAGATGGCGAGGGCGGAAGAGCGGGGGATCGCGGCAGTTCCGGAGACGGTGCCGGCGTAGGAAGAGCGGAGAGCGTTGTGCGTTGACCGTTGAACCGTGGACCGTTAGGACGTTTACGGCGGTGGGCACAACCATTCGGTTCCCACCGCAGTCACGTCCCAACGCGAAACAGAACAACGGTCAACGCACAACGCTCTCCGCTCTTCCCCCGGTCGGTCTTTACCTTTTACTCCCTATGCCGCGTCTCATCCGCCGCCCCGGCGACGTTCCCGCGCGTTCCCTATGGCAGCGCGTGCGCGACGTCGCGCTCATGGACGTCGCCGTGCTGGCGAAAGGCGGCGTCAGTGCGGGCTCGCTCGAGCGCGTCGAGGGGATCCTGCTCGAGGCCGACCTCGGCGTCGCGACCACCATGCAGCTCGTGGCGGAGCTCGAGCGGCTCGCCAAGCTCGGGAAGATCCGTACCGAGCCCGAGTTCCGCGAAGCGCTCCGCTCGGGGATCGAAGCCTCGCTGCGAGCGGGGAACAGCGATCCCGCGCTGCGGCTTGCGCCGTCGGCGCCCACGGTCATTCTGGTGATCGGCGTGAACGGAGCCGGGAAGACGAC of the Gemmatimonadaceae bacterium genome contains:
- a CDS encoding CusA/CzcA family heavy metal efflux RND transporter gives rise to the protein MLARVIQWSIANRLIVLLATAAAVAGGLWAIRETPLEALPDLSDVQVIVQTDYGEQAPRIVEDQVTYPIAAEMLKVPGARTVRGYSFFGVSFVYIIFDDDTDLYWARTRVVEYLDGLKGRLPATVAPQLGPDATGLGWVYQYAIEDTTGRLNLSELRGLQDWYLRYALTSVPGVAEVASVGGFEKQYQVDLDPAKLLAYRIPVTTVMAALQNANADVGAMVMELSEREYMVRGLGYLRSMSDIENVVVAATADGTPVRVAELGRVSTGPAVRRGIADLDGRGDAVGGIVIMRFGENALTTIERVKAKLAEAQKGLPPGVKIIPVYDRSELILESISTLRHKLLEESLIVALVCIVFLLHLRSALVAIVTIPVGILLAFVGMRFVGVGADIMSLGGIAIAIGAMIDAAIVMIENMHKHLERAVEVKIGPDAAQLARLDTGVLSLRERWTVANVAAREVGPALFFSLLVVTVSFLPVFTLEGQEGRLFTPLAFTKTFAMAAASLLSVTLVPVAMGLFVRGKIWRERANPVNRALIRAYDPVIRFVLRNRWEVIAGAVIVVIVSAIPWSRVGSEFMPPMEEGTILYMPTTMPGISIARAKEALRIQDSILATFPEVERVFGKAGRAETATDPAGLDMFETTITLKSRDKWRPGMTYDGLIAQMDSAVRMAGITNSWTMPIRGRIDMLATGIRTPVGIKVFGPDLATLETIGKEIEQAVQMVPGTRSAFAERAMSGYYLDIDIDRAAAARHGLNVGDVQSVIASAIGGMVVTQTVEGRERYGVRVRYMQDFRDTPEQLATVLVPVSHTGGAAASGMAGMGGAMPAAPAQAGVAQVPLGELATIRKVAGPMVVRTEDAQPTAWVFVDVTGRDIGGYVADAQKMVEDMVALPTGYTIAWSGQYEYMLRVREKMKIVVPATLAVIFLLLYFNFRSVGESLIVMLSLPFALVGGVWFMWLLGYNWSVAVAIGFIALAGVAAETGVVMLIYLDHAWRARQETVRRPTTRDLYDAVLEGAVERVRPKMMTVTAITAGLLPIMWGGGAGASVMQRIAAPMVGGMVSSTVLTLVVIPAVYALWKEWEMARAEERGIAAVPETVPA
- a CDS encoding efflux RND transporter periplasmic adaptor subunit — translated: MSVKSNSPESPFGPSLDRRRRIVRGSVIAGLIIVALGATVLITRGDEKQPVQADEHAGHGGVPAGSDSGRAVLLSASEAERIGVTYATVEAGFVASTIRTVGQVTFDEARVKTISPKIDGWIEQLYVNSTGQYVGRGQALFTIYSPMLVATQDELLLARRLAADVSAGSDEAKRYADGLVAAARRRLLYWDVSPAEIAQIERTGVAKRSLTLRSPVSGYVIEKAVFGGQRVMAGDAMYKVADLSVVWVEGEVFERDLHAISLGQQASAQFEALPGEERSGRITYIYPTLNPETRTVRVRVALSNANGHLKPGMYATLSVPASGRARPSLSVPRGAVLSTGERNIVFVKRPDGKLEPRFVTLGAAGEDKIEILSGLAVGEQVVASATFLVDAESNLGTLMGGMGNMPGMEMTAPSAGPAPAPAPPTRPE